One genomic region from Hoeflea algicola encodes:
- a CDS encoding carbohydrate ABC transporter permease, giving the protein MFPIAIEKTSPSIQFLYKLALPVALILWLLPLLGVAMTSLKPSSDLAAGNYFGLPSYLAFSNYADVFNNSPIGSYILNSFKVTIPTVIGAVAISCLSGFALAVYRFRMNLVLFFLFVAGNFVPFQILMVPVRDLTVSTGLYNTITGLALFHIAFQSGFCTLFMRNFIKGLPFELIESARVEGVSEFRIFWYIVVPLMRPAIAALSVLIFTFIWNDYFWATVLTTSAETQPVTAGLYSLNGQWIAQWQLVSAGSIIAAMPPVLMFFLMQKHFIAGLTLGATKG; this is encoded by the coding sequence ATGTTTCCCATAGCCATCGAAAAGACCTCTCCGTCGATCCAGTTCCTCTACAAGCTGGCGCTGCCCGTTGCCCTGATCCTGTGGCTGCTGCCGTTGCTTGGCGTCGCCATGACTTCGCTCAAGCCGTCGAGCGATCTGGCCGCTGGCAACTATTTCGGATTGCCGAGCTATCTCGCCTTCTCGAACTATGCCGACGTGTTCAACAATTCGCCGATCGGCAGCTACATCCTGAACTCGTTCAAGGTGACCATTCCAACGGTCATCGGAGCGGTGGCGATTTCCTGCCTGTCCGGCTTTGCGCTTGCCGTTTACCGGTTTCGCATGAACCTGGTGCTTTTCTTCCTGTTCGTGGCCGGCAACTTTGTGCCATTCCAGATCCTGATGGTGCCGGTGCGCGATCTTACCGTCTCGACCGGGCTCTACAACACGATCACCGGCCTGGCGCTGTTTCACATCGCCTTCCAGTCGGGGTTCTGCACTCTGTTCATGCGCAACTTCATCAAGGGGCTGCCGTTTGAACTGATCGAATCCGCGCGCGTTGAAGGCGTCTCCGAGTTTCGCATCTTCTGGTACATCGTGGTGCCGCTGATGCGACCGGCAATCGCGGCGCTGTCGGTGCTGATCTTCACCTTCATCTGGAACGACTATTTCTGGGCTACGGTACTGACCACCAGCGCCGAGACCCAACCGGTCACCGCCGGGCTCTATTCGCTCAACGGGCAATGGATCGCGCAATGGCAACTGGTGTCTGCCGGATCAATCATCGCCGCCATGCCGCCGGTGCTGATGTTCTTCCTGATGCAGAAGCATTTCATTGCCGGCCTGACACTTGGCGCCACGAAAGGTTAG
- a CDS encoding carbohydrate ABC transporter permease, with translation MTGSATTAIAGTNKRKVGVWKKNQRALAPWIFLAPGIAMFALYVIYPIIASMWLSFYDWDGLGTKTWLGLQNYIELADDEAFYTSLKNNIIWLALYMLAVPAGLFIALFLNQTVTGIRIYKSLFFFPFVISQVVVGLIFSWFYAPNFGLFYNLIEWITGTGVAVLADDRYVTYGIIVAGLWPQIAYCMILYLTGLNNVAPDQVEAARLDGAKGWKMLWHVILPQLRPATFIAVVVTVIGALRSFDLVSIMTDGGPYGSSRVLSFYMYEQALSEYGYRMGYGAAIAVILFAIMMIFISGFIWKMIRDERGV, from the coding sequence ATGACGGGGTCAGCAACAACGGCAATCGCCGGCACCAACAAACGCAAGGTCGGTGTCTGGAAGAAAAACCAGCGAGCGCTGGCGCCATGGATCTTTCTCGCCCCCGGCATTGCGATGTTCGCGCTTTATGTCATTTACCCGATCATTGCCTCGATGTGGCTGAGCTTTTACGACTGGGACGGCCTCGGCACCAAAACCTGGCTGGGCCTGCAAAATTACATCGAGCTGGCCGATGACGAGGCCTTCTACACCTCGCTCAAGAACAACATCATCTGGCTGGCGCTTTACATGCTGGCGGTTCCCGCCGGTCTGTTCATCGCGCTGTTCCTGAACCAGACGGTCACCGGGATCCGGATTTACAAATCGCTTTTCTTCTTTCCCTTCGTCATCAGCCAGGTCGTCGTCGGCCTGATCTTTTCCTGGTTCTACGCCCCCAATTTCGGGCTGTTCTACAATCTGATCGAATGGATCACCGGCACCGGTGTCGCCGTATTGGCGGACGACCGTTACGTGACCTACGGCATCATCGTCGCCGGCCTTTGGCCGCAGATCGCCTATTGCATGATCCTGTATCTGACCGGGCTCAACAATGTGGCGCCAGACCAGGTGGAAGCGGCACGGCTCGATGGCGCCAAGGGCTGGAAGATGCTCTGGCATGTCATCCTGCCGCAGCTCAGGCCCGCCACCTTCATCGCCGTGGTGGTTACCGTGATCGGAGCGCTTCGCTCGTTCGACCTGGTGTCGATCATGACCGATGGCGGCCCCTACGGTTCCTCCCGCGTGCTGTCGTTCTACATGTATGAACAGGCGCTCTCGGAATATGGCTACCGCATGGGCTATGGCGCCGCGATTGCCGTCATCCTGTTCGCCATCATGATGATTTTCATCTCCGGCTTCATCTGGAAGATGATCCGCGACGAAAGGGGCGTGTGA
- a CDS encoding ABC transporter substrate-binding protein: MKLSLTSTLLGSAALALVATQAMAEQRTLKYYADFDPAPLAAFEAVIADFEAANPDIDVVLQNFDHEGYKTSIRNFLTADSPDLANWYAGNRMAPFVNSGQFQDVSDVWADNNLGETLASAKGSMTIDGKQWGIPYTYYQWGIYYNKNVYKQVGVEVPTTWAQFIDNCAKFKEAGIDCLTTGTKALWPGAGIFDYMNLRTNGYDFHMELTAGKVAWTDDRVKNTFAEWAKLVEPGYLTANHAALEWQDAATLLVQGKAANYVMGNFAVAVFKDGGMTNDTLGFMTFPEITPGIPRGEEAPTDTVHITAGAKNVPDAKKFLAYLAQADVQTKVNEALGQLPINNQAKVGDDPFLQAGFEMLSTADGGIAQFFDRDAPAEMAKIGMEGFQEFMVKPENVDKILERLEKARGRIYK; encoded by the coding sequence ATGAAGCTTTCACTCACATCGACGCTTCTTGGCTCCGCTGCCCTTGCCCTTGTGGCAACGCAGGCAATGGCCGAGCAGCGCACTCTGAAATATTACGCCGACTTTGACCCGGCGCCTCTCGCGGCCTTCGAGGCCGTGATCGCGGATTTCGAGGCCGCCAACCCCGACATCGACGTTGTTCTGCAGAACTTCGACCATGAGGGCTACAAGACATCGATCCGCAACTTCCTGACCGCGGATTCGCCGGATCTGGCCAACTGGTATGCCGGCAACCGCATGGCGCCCTTCGTCAACTCCGGTCAGTTTCAGGATGTTTCCGACGTCTGGGCAGACAATAATCTGGGCGAGACACTGGCCTCGGCCAAGGGCTCGATGACCATCGACGGCAAGCAGTGGGGCATCCCCTACACCTATTATCAGTGGGGCATTTACTACAACAAAAACGTCTACAAGCAGGTCGGCGTCGAGGTTCCCACTACCTGGGCCCAGTTCATCGACAATTGCGCCAAGTTCAAGGAAGCCGGCATTGATTGCCTGACCACCGGCACCAAGGCGCTGTGGCCCGGAGCCGGCATCTTCGATTACATGAACCTGCGTACCAACGGCTATGATTTCCACATGGAACTCACCGCCGGCAAGGTGGCCTGGACCGACGACCGCGTAAAGAACACTTTTGCCGAATGGGCCAAGCTGGTCGAGCCCGGTTACCTGACCGCCAACCACGCAGCACTTGAATGGCAGGACGCTGCGACGCTGCTGGTTCAGGGCAAGGCCGCCAACTATGTCATGGGCAACTTTGCCGTGGCCGTGTTCAAGGACGGCGGCATGACCAACGATACGCTCGGCTTCATGACGTTCCCGGAAATCACCCCGGGTATTCCGCGCGGCGAAGAAGCACCGACCGACACCGTCCACATCACGGCCGGTGCCAAGAATGTTCCCGACGCCAAGAAGTTCCTCGCATATCTTGCTCAGGCAGACGTCCAGACCAAGGTCAACGAGGCTCTCGGCCAGTTGCCGATCAACAACCAGGCGAAGGTCGGCGACGATCCGTTCCTGCAGGCCGGGTTCGAGATGCTTTCGACGGCTGACGGCGGCATCGCCCAGTTCTTCGACCGCGACGCACCAGCGGAAATGGCAAAAATCGGCATGGAAGGCTTCCAGGAATTCATGGTCAAGCCAGAGAATGTCGACAAGATCCTCGAACGTCTCGAAAAGGCGCGTGGACGTATTTACAAATAA
- a CDS encoding IclR family transcriptional regulator, which translates to MEDKAKAASGNSGSQADQPARSRVDTGTLGKAISVLDIVASAEEPMRFTDILAVSDQPRGTLHRQLSNLVEEGLLSLGRDHAYSVGIRLLKFAAKAWAGNQFRAIAEPHLRALHDLTGETVHLGVLRGNEVIYLDKVESRQAVRMYSQIGNASPVYCTGVGKAAMSALPEAEVQAIIATIKFHRFTDSTLITPKALMNEIETIRESGNAFDREEHEPGIRCVAAPIYSVDRSFVGGVSVTGPAYRIPAATLEGWAGLVRNTAGAVMEDMGARLGPRT; encoded by the coding sequence ATGGAAGACAAGGCGAAAGCCGCGTCGGGTAATTCCGGCTCGCAAGCTGACCAACCTGCGCGCAGCCGGGTGGATACCGGGACGCTCGGCAAGGCGATTTCCGTGCTCGATATAGTCGCCTCCGCAGAAGAGCCGATGCGCTTTACCGATATTCTCGCCGTCTCCGACCAGCCGCGTGGCACCTTGCACCGGCAATTGTCAAATCTGGTCGAGGAGGGGTTGCTGTCATTGGGGCGCGATCATGCCTATTCCGTTGGCATCCGCCTGCTTAAATTCGCAGCCAAGGCCTGGGCCGGCAATCAGTTTCGAGCCATCGCTGAGCCGCATTTGCGCGCCCTGCACGACCTCACCGGCGAAACCGTGCATCTGGGCGTACTGCGCGGCAACGAGGTGATCTATCTCGACAAGGTCGAAAGCCGTCAGGCCGTGCGCATGTATTCGCAGATCGGCAATGCGTCGCCGGTCTACTGCACCGGTGTTGGCAAGGCGGCGATGTCGGCACTGCCGGAAGCCGAGGTGCAGGCCATTATCGCCACCATCAAGTTTCACCGCTTTACCGACAGTACGCTGATCACACCGAAGGCGCTGATGAACGAGATCGAAACGATCCGCGAATCCGGCAACGCCTTTGACCGCGAGGAGCATGAGCCCGGCATCCGCTGCGTTGCAGCACCGATATATTCAGTCGACAGGAGTTTCGTCGGTGGTGTCTCGGTTACCGGTCCGGCCTACCGGATTCCGGCTGCAACGCTGGAAGGTTGGGCTGGCCTGGTGCGCAATACCGCCGGCGCCGTGATGGAGGACATGGGCGCACGGCTGGGGCCACGGACATGA
- a CDS encoding ABC transporter ATP-binding protein, with translation MAGLELRQVKKSFGSVDVIHGVDLDIEDGEFTVFVGPSGCGKSTLLRLVAGLEATTSGTLSIGGQDVTDVEPADRGVAMVFQSYALYPHMTVEENMGFGLKMTGHPAAEIKERVSGASAILHLDPLLQRKPKALSGGQRQRVAIGRAIVRQPEVFLFDEPLSNLDAELRVQMRLEIAKLHKELGATMIYVTHDQVEAMTLADKIVVLRAGIIEQTGSPLTLYDDPDNSFVAGFIGSPRMNFLPATVVGSSGETLTVRLDDLDAIEVPMTIRSTHPKPGAQLELGIRPEHFDPAGSVQVSMPIDVIENLGGSSFAYSRSDMEQPLTIELRDNREAREGEVLKTGFNPVRAFLFDAQSGLRLR, from the coding sequence ATGGCAGGGCTTGAATTACGTCAGGTGAAGAAGTCTTTCGGCAGCGTCGACGTCATCCACGGTGTGGATCTGGACATCGAGGATGGTGAATTCACGGTATTTGTCGGCCCGTCGGGTTGCGGCAAGTCGACGTTGTTGCGGTTGGTCGCAGGGCTCGAGGCAACAACCAGCGGCACATTGTCGATCGGCGGCCAGGATGTCACCGACGTCGAGCCGGCCGACCGTGGCGTCGCCATGGTGTTCCAGTCCTATGCGCTTTACCCGCATATGACGGTTGAGGAAAACATGGGGTTCGGTCTGAAGATGACCGGGCATCCGGCAGCCGAGATCAAGGAGCGGGTCAGCGGCGCTTCGGCTATCCTGCATCTCGATCCGCTGCTGCAGCGCAAGCCCAAGGCATTGTCGGGTGGCCAGCGACAGCGGGTTGCCATCGGTCGCGCCATCGTTCGCCAGCCCGAAGTCTTCCTGTTTGACGAACCGTTGTCCAATCTCGACGCCGAACTCAGGGTGCAGATGCGCCTCGAAATCGCCAAGCTGCACAAGGAACTCGGCGCCACCATGATCTACGTGACCCACGATCAGGTGGAAGCCATGACCCTGGCCGACAAGATCGTGGTGCTGCGCGCGGGCATCATCGAGCAGACCGGATCGCCGCTGACGCTCTATGATGATCCGGACAATTCTTTCGTTGCCGGCTTTATCGGGTCGCCGCGGATGAATTTCCTGCCTGCCACAGTTGTGGGATCCAGCGGCGAAACCCTGACCGTGCGGCTTGACGATCTCGACGCCATTGAGGTTCCGATGACCATTCGCTCCACTCACCCCAAGCCGGGTGCGCAGTTGGAGCTCGGCATCCGGCCGGAGCATTTCGATCCGGCTGGCAGCGTCCAGGTTTCGATGCCGATCGACGTCATCGAAAACCTCGGCGGATCGTCATTCGCCTATTCACGCTCGGATATGGAACAGCCACTCACCATCGAACTGCGCGACAACCGTGAGGCGCGCGAAGGCGAAGTCCTCAAAACCGGTTTCAATCCAGTGCGTGCCTTTCTTTTCGATGCGCAGTCAGGCCTGAGGCTGCGCTGA
- a CDS encoding long-chain-fatty-acid--CoA ligase has product MLGMMQEWPLLCHKVIDHAAIYHRQREVVSRSVEGPLHRTNYGEIHARSLKLAQRLARDGIGIGDRVATMAWNTWRHMETWYGVLGVGAVYHTLNPRLFHDQIAWIMNDAEDRMLFVDLTFVKLVEIIAPKVPSLERIVILTDDAHMPETSLANTVSYESYIAEVDGDFAWADFDERTAAGMCYTSGTTGDPKGVVYSHRSNVLHAMMALQPDMLCLSSRDRLMPVVPLFHANGWSTAFSGPMSGCAMVMPGPGMDGQSIYQLLTEEKVSITAAVPTVWLMLLQYMEKEGGELPDLNRVVIGGSACPRAITQAFQDNYGVDVIHAWGMTEMSPLGTLCSVKPEYRHLEGEAKLDLQNKQGHPPFTVEMKITDDENNELPWDGATFGRLKVRGPAVSSSYYKARGAEQFDTEGWFDTGDVAHVDRHGYMQITDRAKDVIKSGGEWISSIEIENLSVGHPDVAEAAVIGVAHPKWDERPLLVIVVREGKSPSKTDLLGFLEGKIAKWWMPDDVVFVDEIPHTATGKIQKTTLREQLKDYRLPTA; this is encoded by the coding sequence ATGCTGGGAATGATGCAAGAATGGCCGCTTCTCTGCCACAAAGTGATAGACCATGCGGCAATTTATCACCGCCAGCGGGAGGTTGTTTCCCGCTCTGTGGAAGGCCCCCTTCATAGAACCAATTACGGCGAAATCCACGCACGATCACTCAAACTCGCGCAGAGGCTTGCCCGTGACGGGATTGGAATCGGCGACCGGGTTGCCACCATGGCATGGAACACCTGGCGACACATGGAAACCTGGTATGGGGTCCTCGGTGTTGGCGCGGTCTACCACACCCTCAACCCACGGCTGTTTCACGATCAGATCGCCTGGATCATGAACGACGCCGAAGACCGAATGCTGTTTGTCGACCTCACCTTCGTCAAGCTTGTCGAAATCATCGCGCCGAAAGTGCCGAGCCTGGAGCGAATCGTCATCCTGACCGACGACGCGCACATGCCCGAAACCTCGCTTGCCAACACTGTCTCTTATGAAAGCTATATCGCCGAGGTCGATGGCGACTTCGCCTGGGCCGACTTCGACGAACGCACGGCAGCAGGAATGTGCTATACATCGGGCACCACCGGCGACCCCAAAGGCGTGGTCTATTCCCACCGCTCGAACGTATTGCATGCGATGATGGCGCTGCAGCCCGACATGCTTTGCCTGTCATCACGCGACCGGTTGATGCCGGTGGTGCCGCTGTTTCATGCCAATGGCTGGTCAACCGCATTCTCGGGGCCGATGTCGGGGTGCGCCATGGTCATGCCGGGCCCCGGGATGGACGGACAATCGATCTATCAATTGCTCACCGAGGAAAAGGTGAGCATCACCGCGGCGGTGCCGACCGTGTGGCTGATGTTGCTGCAGTACATGGAAAAGGAAGGCGGGGAACTGCCGGACCTGAACCGTGTCGTGATTGGCGGCTCTGCCTGTCCACGGGCGATCACCCAGGCATTTCAGGACAATTATGGCGTCGATGTCATCCACGCCTGGGGCATGACCGAGATGAGCCCATTGGGCACACTGTGCTCGGTGAAACCGGAATACCGACACCTGGAGGGCGAGGCGAAACTCGACCTGCAGAACAAACAGGGCCACCCGCCCTTCACGGTCGAAATGAAAATCACCGACGACGAGAACAATGAGCTACCTTGGGATGGCGCCACGTTCGGACGCCTCAAGGTTCGCGGACCGGCGGTGTCGTCGTCCTACTACAAGGCGCGTGGAGCCGAGCAGTTCGACACGGAGGGTTGGTTCGACACCGGCGATGTCGCCCATGTCGACCGGCATGGCTACATGCAGATCACCGACCGGGCCAAGGACGTGATCAAATCAGGCGGTGAGTGGATCTCGTCGATCGAAATCGAAAACCTGTCGGTGGGCCACCCCGATGTCGCGGAAGCTGCGGTGATCGGCGTCGCCCATCCAAAATGGGACGAACGGCCGCTGCTGGTGATCGTGGTCAGGGAAGGAAAATCACCGTCCAAAACTGACTTGCTCGGTTTTCTGGAAGGCAAGATCGCCAAATGGTGGATGCCTGACGATGTGGTGTTCGTCGACGAAATTCCGCACACAGCGACCGGCAAGATCCAGAAGACGACCTTGCGCGAGCAACTCAAGGACTACCGTCTGCCAACGGCATAG
- a CDS encoding helix-turn-helix transcriptional regulator, protein MTKRGRPAKDQADLLSRLGKCTTQFDIFRLLRELADAYGFNYFFIASSPDQGPKTFADMMIITSAPAALVQRYEDSGLIKNSPLADALNGIGAPDEYRLDTPDLSTSPARQTALSAFRKDYNLDCWFIVPVYHPDHGPAAVCFLGKREAMDFTEKASLALFGHVAHHKLRFVSAKPAKVDSPLTERERECLVWTSAGKTSVEIARILDLSEHTVNHYLNNAARKLDAVNRTQAVAYAIRNSFID, encoded by the coding sequence ATGACCAAGCGCGGTCGGCCAGCCAAGGATCAGGCGGATCTCTTGAGCCGATTGGGTAAATGCACAACACAGTTCGATATTTTCCGCTTGTTGCGGGAGCTTGCAGACGCTTACGGGTTCAACTATTTCTTCATCGCCAGTTCCCCTGATCAGGGACCGAAGACTTTTGCCGACATGATGATCATCACCTCCGCGCCGGCAGCGCTGGTGCAACGCTATGAAGACAGCGGCTTGATCAAGAACAGCCCCCTGGCCGACGCCTTGAACGGTATTGGCGCACCGGATGAGTATCGTCTTGACACTCCGGACCTGTCCACGTCACCCGCGCGGCAGACGGCTTTGAGCGCGTTTCGAAAGGATTATAATCTCGATTGCTGGTTCATTGTTCCGGTCTACCATCCCGACCATGGCCCGGCGGCAGTCTGTTTCCTTGGCAAACGCGAGGCGATGGACTTCACCGAAAAGGCAAGCCTCGCCTTGTTCGGGCATGTGGCGCATCACAAGCTGCGGTTCGTTTCGGCCAAGCCCGCCAAGGTTGATTCACCCCTGACGGAGCGTGAACGCGAGTGCCTGGTCTGGACCTCGGCGGGCAAGACATCGGTGGAAATCGCCCGGATTCTCGACCTGTCGGAACATACGGTCAATCACTATCTCAACAATGCCGCGCGCAAGCTCGACGCTGTCAACCGAACCCAGGCGGTCGCCTATGCGATCCGCAATAGCTTCATCGATTAA